The region ATGAAGCCGAATTTGGGAACGGATTCTAGGACCCTAAACTCTCGGGTTTCTCACCCCCTCCGAAAAGTGTCTAATTTCGCTGACCTCACACATACATTGACAAAGAAATGCAAATGCAATAAACTCGTTGTGTAGCTCGACAGTCTATCCGAATTCCGGGCACAAAAGTATGTCTGGGGGAAACTCGCGGTTCTGGCATCACTAACCATCGCACCAAGAGGAATAGTATGTCGAAGATACAGGGGAAGCCGAGGCTTTATTTCATTCTATCGGTCATGAGCACCCTGGTGCTGGGTTTGAGCGCTTGTGCGCCAAGTGCGACGCTACCAGTCCCCCCGCCGCAAGCCGCAGCAGCCAAGCCCCCTACTCCCATTCCCGCAACTCCGCTGGCTCCTGCCGTACCTACACCACGAGCACAGCCGACAGTATCCGTCTCCGCTTCTCCAACCCCTGCGAGTGCGAGCCCGCGCCGAGGTGGCGTTGTCCGCATGCTTTTGGCTACCGAACCGGCGTGCCTGGACATATACACTTGCGTCAACGCTCATTGGTGGGTGGCACCAGCGTACAATTTGCTCGTGCAACGCGACCCACAAGAAGGCATCAAACTGTTTCCTGACTTGGCAGAAAGCTGGCAACTTAGCCCTGATGGGCGCACGTTCACAATCCACATTCGAAAGAACGTCAAATTCCAGGATGGGACGCTGCTAACAGCCGACGACGTCGCGTTCAACGTTCAAAGAATCATCACGCCCCTGCAAGGCGATATCCCTCAATTGGCTTGGGCTTTAGGACCGGTGACAGAGCAAGTGAACACCGTGGATTCACAAACGATTCAAGTAAAACTGAAATATCCTTTCGCGCCTTTTCTAGAGCTATTCGCCATCGACTTTTTCCCGATGTATTCTAAGAGCTTTATGCTGGAAAAGCGCGGAGACTTGCGCGCGAAGCCCCCCATTGGTACAGGCCCGTTCGAGTATCAGAGCTATACGCCGGGCGTCGGGGCAAGACTTGTTAGGAACGCCAATTACTGGGATAGCGGGCTTCCGTATCTTGATGGGATTCAACTGATCCTGGTCAAGGACCGCGCCACTCAAAAGGCCGCTCTGCGAACTCATTCGGTCGATTTGGCCGGTCGTATTTTCGAATCCTTTAGTCCTGCAGAGGTCGCTGAAATCAGGCAGCAAGCGCCCGCAATCGTCTTCAAACCCAGCAATTCATCGGCAGGAGTTGGGTTGTATCTTAACACTCGTAAGAAGCCCTTTGATGACCCCCGTGTACGTCAAGCGGTTTATCTCTCGATTGACCGTGGTGCGGCAGTCAAGATCATAGCCGAAGGAGACGGTCTGATCGGCGGACTGTTCAGCAATTATCCTGGCTGGGGACTCACTCAAGAGGAACTCGGCAAGCTACCGGGCTTTCGTGACAAGACTTCTGAGCGCGAACAAGCAAAAAAACTACTTGTGGAAGCGGGTTATCCCCAGGGATTTTCGGTCTCGGTTCTTGCTCGCCCGGTCCCCCTGCTGCAAACGACGGCGATTTTCGTCACCGGACAACTCCAAAGCATAAACGTACGCGGAGTGGTGGATCCGCAGACAGACGCTGCCTTCTACCCGCGGGCGCTCAAAGGGGACTTTGATGTGGCAGTCGGGGCGGGTGCAAATGTAGCCCTTGACCCACTGATGCAGGGTCGTTTTTTCGTGCCCGGTGGCGTGCTCAACTATACCGGCAATAGTGATCCCAAACTTGTCCAATTATGGTCTCAGCAGATGAGCGAGAATGACATCGGCAAACGCCGCGAACTCATTCGGGATATCGAGACCCACGTCTTGGGGCAATACACATTCATCCCTATCGTTTGGCCTCGTACTTACCAGGCGCATTGGCCAAACGTGCACGATGTTGTCATTCCGGCAACAGATTACACAGGCAATCGTCTGGACCGTATCTGGCTGAGCCCGTAGGCACACTATCGTTTACGGCGCGCGCACACGTTTCGCCACGGTACGGTGGCGCGTTGTTGCAATCTTCCGTCTCCCCCTCCACGGCGCGCGTTATGCAACAGTAGCGAGCCGTCCGATCCACTCTTCAACGCCTAGGACCGCAACGTCCGACGGCAGGTAAAGTTTTCCATCACGTCGGGGCGAGTGGGCTCGCCCCGACACCATCTTGTTTAGATCTGCGTTCCGGATTGATCACGCGGCTTCGGCGATCTTCCTCGTAGAGGTAGACTTACGGATAGAGCCAGCACCAAATGGTCATTTGTGCGCGCCCCCTCTCCCGATGAGAAGGGGGGAGAAGTAAAGCGAATCTGGGAGGGCCCCTCCCAGACCCTCCGGCGGGGCTGCGCCCCTGCACCCGCTTTTTTGCGCACGCATTATCGTCTTCCCTTATTCTCTCCGCGAGGAGAGGGGGATGAATAGGGTGTCCGGGGGATACCCCCAGACCCCCGGCGGGAGCGGGAGCGATGCTCCCGCACCTCACCGCGGGCTTTCACCATCGCGCCCCTCTCATGTAATCCCTGTATCTCCTCGCGGCGTCGTCGCCATCGTGGGGCCGACGGGCGTCGGCAAGAGCGCGCTGGCGCTGCATCTGGCCCAGGCCCTCGGCGGCGAGATCGTGAACGCTGATAGTCGTCAGGTCTATCGCGGCATGGACATCGGCACCGCCAAGCCCTCGCCGGAGGAGCGCTCCCTCGTCCCGCATCACCTCTTCGATTTCGTTGACCCCGACGGGGAATTCAGCCTCGCGCTGTACCAGGAGAAGGCGAACGCCGCCATTCAGGACATCCTGAGCAGGGGCAGGCTCCCCCTTCTCGTCGGGGGCAGCGGCCTGTACATCTGGGCGGTGCTGGAAGGCGTGCGGGTGCCGCGTGTGCCGCCGGACGCCGCGTTCCGGAGCGCCATGCAGGAGCGCGCTGAGCGCGATGGGCCGCAGGCGCTGTTCGCCGAGCTTGAGGCGATTGATCCGGAGGCCGCGTGCCGCATTGACCCGCGCAACGTCCGCCGGGTCATCCGCGCGCTGGAGGTGTGCCGCGCCACGGGCGCACTGTTCTCAGACCTGCGGCGCAAGGAGCCGCCGCCGTTCGAGTCGCTGGTTATAGGGCTTGCTTTGGAGCGGCGGGAGCTGTACCGGCGCATTGACGCGCGCGTGGACGCCATGATGGCGCAGGGGTGGGTGGAGGAGGTGCGCGCATTGCTGGAGCGGGGCTATGGCCTTGACCTGCCTTCCATGTCGGCGGTAGGCTATAGGGAGATTGCCCTGCACCTATGTGGAGACATAACATTGGAGGAAGCAGTCGCGCGAGCCAAGTCGAGCGTGCACGGTTTTGTGCGGCATCAGGGCGCGTGGTTCCGCCGGAGCAATCCGCGCATCCGCTGGCTGGACGCCGCGGGCGATCCGTGCGTTCCCGCCGAGTCGCTGGTGCGCGCGTGGCTGGTGGGCGGGTAGGCCTCACCCCTGTCCCCTCTCCGTCATACGGAGAGGGGAGAAAACGACGTCCATCACGTCCTTCAAAATGACAGGAGAGGGCGCAGAGGCCCACGTTCGATTGGAAGGTGCAGCGCCGCAGGGTGGCTGGGGGCGACGGGGGTGTCCCCCGTCTATCGTTTTCCCCCCCCCTTCTTGCAAGGGAAGGGGGATACAGGGGGATGGTTCGGAGAAAATGAAGTTCCTCAAGATGCACGGCACGGGCAACGACTTCGTCATCCTGGAGTCGCTGCCGACCGCCGCCGACTGGCCGGACTGGGCGCGGCGCATCTGCGACCGCCACTTCGGCGTGGGCGCCGACGGCCTGATCATCGCGCAGGCGAGCCGCGTCGCCGACCTGCGCATGCGCATCTTCAACCCGGACGGCTCGGAGGCGGAGATGTGCGGCAACGGCGTGCGCTGCTTTACCAAGTTCGTTCTGGAGAGCGGTCGGGTGGACCGTCAACGCTCTCCCCTCAAGGTGGAGACGAGCGCGGGGGTCATCACGCTCTGGCCCCGGTGGGCGGACGGGCAGGTGACGCACGTGCGCGTGGGGATGGGCCAGCCGCGCTTTGCCCCACAGGAGATACCCGTCAGTCTGCCGGGCAAGGACGGCGCCGGAAAAGGGCCTGTCCGGGACTACCCGCTGGACGTGGGCGGCCATCGGCTCGCGCTGACGTTCGTCTCCATGGGCAATCCGCATGCCATCCACTTCCTGGACGATGCCAACGGGTTCCCGCTGCTGGAAGTCGGGCCCAAAGTGGAGCGCCACGCGCTGTTCCCGAGCCGCACCAACTTCGAGATCGTGCAGAAGCTGGGCGAGGGCCGCCTGCGGGTGCGCGTATGGGAGCGCGGTGCGGGAGCCACGCTCGCGTGCGGGACGGGGGCGTGCGCCGTCATGGTGGCCGCCCAGCTCAAGGGCCTCGTCGGACGGGAGGCGCAGGTGGAGATGCCGGGCGGCCCGCTGGCCGTGGAGTGGGACGGCGCGGGCGAGGTGTTCATGATCGGCCCGGCGGAGGCCGTGTTCGAGGGCGAGATGCGGCCTGAAGCCGTCGGCATCAGGCCGCATGCCTAGCGTGGGGCGGGTCGTCGCCGTCTGCGCCAGTCCCCATACGGGCGTGCCCAAGCCGCCTCAGCCTGTCATCACGGTCGGCGCGCAGGGCGTCGAGGGCGACTTTCACGCGGGCCCGATCAACCGCCACAAGAAGTCCGGCCCGCCGGAGCCGAACCGCCGCCAGGTCAGTATCGTCGCGCGCGAGGCGACCGACGCCGTCAGCGTCGCGCTGGGCATCCGCCTGCGCCCGGGCGACCTTGCCGAGAACGTGCTGGTCGAGGGGCTTGGCGACCTCTCGCAGCTTCAGCCCGGCGACCGCCTGCGCCTCGGCGAGCGCGTGGTGGTGGAGGTCACGGGCCAGAACAAGCCGTGCAAGACCCTCGCCGTGCACCATCCGGACATCGTCGCCGCGTTCACGGGGCGTCGCGGCGTCGTGGCGGTCGTCGTCGCGACGGGCGAGGTGCGGCCCTGTGACAGGGTGGAGGTGACGCGGACGCCCGCCGCGGAAGCGATTGACAAAGAGGCGGCGTCACTCTAAGGTAGGGGCGCGTGATTCCCACCTCACAGGGCAATACATAGGAGTGCCTGATGGACTTCAAGTTCGCTCGACGGGTGCAGCAGCTTCCCCCGTACCTCTTCGTGGAGATCTCTCGCAAGATTGCCGAGAAGCGGGCCAGGGGCATTGACGTCGTCTCCTTCGCCATCGGCGACCCCGACATCCCGACGCCGCCGCACATCGTTGACCGCCTCATCGAGGCCTCGCGCGACCCCGCGAACCATCGCTATCCGGAGACGGACGGCCTGCCGGAGTTCCGCAAGGCGGTGGCGGGCTGGTACGAGCGGCGCTTCGGCCTGACCTTCCACCCGGACAAGGAGGTCCTGCCGCTCATCGGCTCCAAGGAAGGCATCGGGCACATGGCGCTCTGCTTCATTGACCCGGGCGACGTGGCGCTGGTGCCGGACCCGGGCTACCCGGTGTACAGCGTCGGCACGCTCTTCGCGGGGGGCGAGTCCTACTACATGCCCCTGGCGGAGGAGAACGGCTATCTGCCGGACCTGGACGCCATCCCGCAGTCGGTGGCGCAGCGGGCGAAGGTGATGTGGCTCAACTATCCGAACAACCCGACCGCGGCCGTCGCCGACCTGGGCTTCTTCGAGCGGGCCGTCCACTTCGCGAAGAAGTACGGCGTCGCGATATGCCACGACGGGCCGTACAGCGAGGTAGCCTTCGACGGCTACAAGCCGGTAAGCTTCCTGCAGGCGAAGGGCGCGCGGGACGTGGGCGTGGAGTTCCACTCGCTGTCCAAGAGCTACAACATGACCGGCTGGCGCATCGGCATGGTGGTGGGCAACGAGAAGCTGGTGAACGCGCTCATGCGGGTCAAGTCGAACCTGGACTCGGGCATCCCGCAGGCCATCCAGCTCGCGGCGGTGGCGGCGCTGAACGGCCCGCAGGGCTGCGTGGACGAGCACAACCGCATCTACCAGCGTCGCCGCGACCGGCTGGCGCCTGCCCTTGCAAAGATGGGCTTGCGCGTCACGCCGCCGAAGGCGAGCCTGTACATCTGGGCGCGTCTGCCGCAGGGGCAGAAGTCCATTGACTTCGCGGCGCGGCTGCTCGACGAGATCAACGTGGTCGTGACGCCGGGCATTGGCTACGGGCCGTCCGGCGAGGGGTACATCCGCCTCTCCATGACGTTGTCCGACGACAAGCTGGAGGAGGGTGTGCGCCGCATGAGCGCGTGGAAGGGACTGAAGGGGTAGGGGGCGGTCTACCTCACTCTCTCGGTCTCCCTCTCCGCGTGCAGAGAGGGAGAAGACAGGACGGGTTCAGGCGGGCGGCTTAGCATGCCGCGCCCCTACGATCGGGGTATCAGATAGGGATTTGAATTGTTTGCATTTTTTTTTCGGGGCCTGTCCTATCCGCGTGCTGTATCTGACGGGTTGAGTTACGGAGTTTTGTTTTGGTTATGTCTCGTCGGGGAGACGGCGACGGGCCAGGCGTGGTGTTGCGAGCATGGCTGCATCGGGACCGCGCCGCGTGATGGGGCATAGGGGACGCTCCTTTCTGCGTGGGGGTTGGGGGTTAGGGATTGGGGTTTGGGAGTTCTATCTCACTCCTTCGACTGCGCTCAGGACAGGCTCTCTCGGTCTCCCTCTCCGTTATACAGAGAGGGAGAGGATGCGGCATCCGGCAGGGCAGACACGCAGGTCTGCCCCTACGAGCCGATGCGCCCGGTAACACTATCG is a window of Dehalococcoidia bacterium DNA encoding:
- a CDS encoding ABC transporter substrate-binding protein; the protein is MLLATEPACLDIYTCVNAHWWVAPAYNLLVQRDPQEGIKLFPDLAESWQLSPDGRTFTIHIRKNVKFQDGTLLTADDVAFNVQRIITPLQGDIPQLAWALGPVTEQVNTVDSQTIQVKLKYPFAPFLELFAIDFFPMYSKSFMLEKRGDLRAKPPIGTGPFEYQSYTPGVGARLVRNANYWDSGLPYLDGIQLILVKDRATQKAALRTHSVDLAGRIFESFSPAEVAEIRQQAPAIVFKPSNSSAGVGLYLNTRKKPFDDPRVRQAVYLSIDRGAAVKIIAEGDGLIGGLFSNYPGWGLTQEELGKLPGFRDKTSEREQAKKLLVEAGYPQGFSVSVLARPVPLLQTTAIFVTGQLQSINVRGVVDPQTDAAFYPRALKGDFDVAVGAGANVALDPLMQGRFFVPGGVLNYTGNSDPKLVQLWSQQMSENDIGKRRELIRDIETHVLGQYTFIPIVWPRTYQAHWPNVHDVVIPATDYTGNRLDRIWLSP
- the miaA gene encoding tRNA (adenosine(37)-N6)-dimethylallyltransferase MiaA, with amino-acid sequence MNRVSGGYPQTPGGSGSDAPAPHRGLSPSRPSHVIPVSPRGVVAIVGPTGVGKSALALHLAQALGGEIVNADSRQVYRGMDIGTAKPSPEERSLVPHHLFDFVDPDGEFSLALYQEKANAAIQDILSRGRLPLLVGGSGLYIWAVLEGVRVPRVPPDAAFRSAMQERAERDGPQALFAELEAIDPEAACRIDPRNVRRVIRALEVCRATGALFSDLRRKEPPPFESLVIGLALERRELYRRIDARVDAMMAQGWVEEVRALLERGYGLDLPSMSAVGYREIALHLCGDITLEEAVARAKSSVHGFVRHQGAWFRRSNPRIRWLDAAGDPCVPAESLVRAWLVGG
- the dapF gene encoding diaminopimelate epimerase codes for the protein MKFLKMHGTGNDFVILESLPTAADWPDWARRICDRHFGVGADGLIIAQASRVADLRMRIFNPDGSEAEMCGNGVRCFTKFVLESGRVDRQRSPLKVETSAGVITLWPRWADGQVTHVRVGMGQPRFAPQEIPVSLPGKDGAGKGPVRDYPLDVGGHRLALTFVSMGNPHAIHFLDDANGFPLLEVGPKVERHALFPSRTNFEIVQKLGEGRLRVRVWERGAGATLACGTGACAVMVAAQLKGLVGREAQVEMPGGPLAVEWDGAGEVFMIGPAEAVFEGEMRPEAVGIRPHA
- a CDS encoding MOSC domain-containing protein, producing MPSVGRVVAVCASPHTGVPKPPQPVITVGAQGVEGDFHAGPINRHKKSGPPEPNRRQVSIVAREATDAVSVALGIRLRPGDLAENVLVEGLGDLSQLQPGDRLRLGERVVVEVTGQNKPCKTLAVHHPDIVAAFTGRRGVVAVVVATGEVRPCDRVEVTRTPAAEAIDKEAASL
- a CDS encoding LL-diaminopimelate aminotransferase, with product MDFKFARRVQQLPPYLFVEISRKIAEKRARGIDVVSFAIGDPDIPTPPHIVDRLIEASRDPANHRYPETDGLPEFRKAVAGWYERRFGLTFHPDKEVLPLIGSKEGIGHMALCFIDPGDVALVPDPGYPVYSVGTLFAGGESYYMPLAEENGYLPDLDAIPQSVAQRAKVMWLNYPNNPTAAVADLGFFERAVHFAKKYGVAICHDGPYSEVAFDGYKPVSFLQAKGARDVGVEFHSLSKSYNMTGWRIGMVVGNEKLVNALMRVKSNLDSGIPQAIQLAAVAALNGPQGCVDEHNRIYQRRRDRLAPALAKMGLRVTPPKASLYIWARLPQGQKSIDFAARLLDEINVVVTPGIGYGPSGEGYIRLSMTLSDDKLEEGVRRMSAWKGLKG